The region CTTTAGATCAGATAGATGACATTTTTGAAAAAAAAATCCGGCAAGATGCAGGGATGACCTTACCTGCTCAAGCCTTGTTTTTAGATGAAGTTTATTACAATTAAAGAAATAACCAAAAAAGAATGAGGATTCCCCTCATTCTTTTTTTATACTTTTTTGTATAAAAAATAGAAAATCAGTGTAAAAAGTGGCAATCGTAACAGCAATCACACTTTGCAAAGATAAAGAACCAAAGTAATACCTATAAAGAGAAAATTAGGGCATCATAACTGAATAAATTGCTATTTAATAACGATAAATATCGACAATAATTATGTTTATTTGTAATTAGAGTATTATACAAATAGTATGATTCGTGATATTTTTTAAATTAATGTTATTTAATTTAATTTTAAAGGGATGAACCGATTACTCGTGAATACCCTTATGAGAAGGAAATTCGGATTATTTAAATGAAATAAGCAAGATTATCATCATCCATCTAGTAATGAGGGGAAGAGATAAAACTGAAAAAGTTTATCGTACTTATGTCGTCATTGTTATGTTTGAATACAGCTACGCTAAGTTTTGTGGAAGCAGACGCTAAGACTGAAATGAGTAGATATGAGAAAAATAACAAAACTAAAGAAGAATTAGAAGCCGAGGAAGAGACTGGAAGTGAAGTAGCAGAATTAGGAACTGAGGAAGAGGCTGAAAGTGAAGCAGAAGAATCAGGAACTGAGGAAGAGGCTGAAAGTGAAGCAGAAGAATCAGGAACTGAGGAAGCGACTGAAAGTGAAGTAGAGGAATCCGAAACTGAGGAAGAGGCTGAAAGTGAAGCAGAAGAATCAGGAACTGAGGAAGAGGCTGAAAGTGAAGTAGAAGAATCCGAAACTGAGGAAGAGGCTGAAAGTGAAGCAGAAGAATCCGAAACTGAGGAAGAGGCTGAAAGTGAAGCAGAAGAATCCGAAACTGAGGAAGAGGCTGAAAGTGAAGCAGAAGAATCCGAAACTGAGGAAGAGGCTGAAAGTGAAGCAGCAGAATCAGGAACTGAGGAAGAGGCTGAAAGTGAAGCAGAAGAATCCGAAACTGAGGAAGAGGCTGAAAGTGAAGTAGAGGAATCAGGAACTGAGGAAGAGGCTGAAAGTGAAGCAGCAGAATCCGAAACAACTGAAATAAAAAAAGAAGAAAAAAGGGTACAGGAAGCACCTACTCAAAAAAAAGTAGATAAGAAAGAACTGCAAAAACGACAAGAAAGTTTCAATACACGCTCGGAAACGGAAGTACCACCACTACCCAAAGGACTGTATACCTTACCTTTATCCGAGGTTTTTGCTGATCCTGTTGGGGATGGCTTTCCAGGTGTTTCAGAAGACGGAAAAATTCTGAATATTTCGGATGCTCCGAATCAGTCAGGTGCTATATGGTCTAAAAATGAAATTTCTTTGAAAAAAAGTTTTGAAACAGAAGCCTATCTTTATTTTGGAAATCAAGGAACTAGTGCTGCAGATGGTATTACTTTTACCTTGTTATCTTCTAAGATAGATGGCTCAAAAGGCCAAAAAACTTTAGGACTTAAAGGACAAGGTTTGGGAATCTACGGTAATAAAGTAGAGGGCGCGGCAACTATTGAAATGGATACGTTCTATAATAGTGGAGAAAGTGACGGTGGCGTATCAGGTTCCCCTTCAGGAGATGAAGCCAAAGACCATATAGCTTTTACTCAGCCAACGTCTGTTTACATGCAAGGAGACTGGTCTGATCCTAAACAATATCCGGTTAAACATATGGAAACAAAATTTGTTGGAAGTTCATTGTCAGATGGCGAATGGAAAAAATTTAGTGTTAAGTGGGAAAGAATTGCTGGTAAACAAGTTAAAGGTAATCTGAGTTATACCTTGACTTGGTTGGATCCTGAGACAGGCAAAGGTTATAAAGAAATAACTGATAGTAGTTTGTTAAAAATTGGGCTAATGGAAGGGTCGTTGGCAGCGACGCCAAAAACAGATGTTTATTGGGGATTCACAGGATCAACTGGAGGAAATGGTGCCAAAAATGCAGTGGCAATGTCACGTTTACCAGAGTCACCTGAAGTAGCTCAAACAATTGAAATAAAAGATAAAGATGGCAACCTAATTGAGGGCGATCAACCTGTACCAGCTGGAACGGATCTAGAAGTTAGTGTGACGAATAAAGCTGAAAGTGGTGACATGTCTTGGAAAAATATCGTAACAACTATTGATTATTCAGACTTTGGCGAGGCTTTAACTTTCATTGAAGGCCCGGAAGGAAAAGAAGCAACTGTTTCTGATGATAAGAAAAGTGTCAGTTTTTCAGCGACTGATTCGGTTGACATTGGGGATAGTGAAACGTTGACATTCAAAATGAAGGCAGTAGCTGGGACCGAAAGTAAGCGACAGCTAAGAGCTAATGCTATTGGGGAAAATGGCTTGGCTGAATGTAGTGACGAATTTCAAATTGAAAAAGTTGCTGCAGAACCGATTACGATTCAATATGTTTATGATAAAACTAATGATCAAGAATTATTACCAAATATGTCATCGCAAACCTTTACTCCTGAAGAAGGACAAACGGAATTGAAAGTAACCACTAACTTGACGGGTA is a window of Vagococcus intermedius DNA encoding:
- a CDS encoding lectin-like domain-containing protein; the protein is MSSLLCLNTATLSFVEADAKTEMSRYEKNNKTKEELEAEEETGSEVAELGTEEEAESEAEESGTEEEAESEAEESGTEEATESEVEESETEEEAESEAEESGTEEEAESEVEESETEEEAESEAEESETEEEAESEAEESETEEEAESEAEESETEEEAESEAAESGTEEEAESEAEESETEEEAESEVEESGTEEEAESEAAESETTEIKKEEKRVQEAPTQKKVDKKELQKRQESFNTRSETEVPPLPKGLYTLPLSEVFADPVGDGFPGVSEDGKILNISDAPNQSGAIWSKNEISLKKSFETEAYLYFGNQGTSAADGITFTLLSSKIDGSKGQKTLGLKGQGLGIYGNKVEGAATIEMDTFYNSGESDGGVSGSPSGDEAKDHIAFTQPTSVYMQGDWSDPKQYPVKHMETKFVGSSLSDGEWKKFSVKWERIAGKQVKGNLSYTLTWLDPETGKGYKEITDSSLLKIGLMEGSLAATPKTDVYWGFTGSTGGNGAKNAVAMSRLPESPEVAQTIEIKDKDGNLIEGDQPVPAGTDLEVSVTNKAESGDMSWKNIVTTIDYSDFGEALTFIEGPEGKEATVSDDKKSVSFSATDSVDIGDSETLTFKMKAVAGTESKRQLRANAIGENGLAECSDEFQIEKVAAEPITIQYVYDKTNDQELLPNMSSQTFTPEEGQTELKVTTNLTGKHFSYRGNSLKDQAVNEEDELVIPFTEKEQTVYIRYDGQTWLESVKGDLAFKGKLQPAKQVLAPQDSQIDLVVKSTAYQPNWQLIAKVSEFKGPTLLPSKGLVLLVNGKEIRQEATPILSEYLMSQEEHFVIGETQTKENNQLLKSELLVAPHSYRWAKKLLNYDTTITWTVSDTSLETPSDNSQALPLKGGETA